DNA sequence from the Antedon mediterranea chromosome 7, ecAntMedi1.1, whole genome shotgun sequence genome:
TGATCGTCGGAAAGGGGTAAACTCAATGTGTCATTACTACTAGATGAATTCTGTCGGTTATTTACAAGCATTTTCTCACGTTTCCCGCCAGCAGATTTACGATCTGATGTCCTGAACGGTCGGTAGAAATTAAGACAAATTCCATAACGCATACGACCACTATCTTTATCAGTTAACGTGAAAACAAAGGACGTATTATCTCGCAAACTGTTTCGTTTTTGGCCAACCGTCAAGCAACCTTCGGGCTGGCAGAAGAATATAACGTCTGGTGGTAACCGGAAGTCACGATGATCTTCGGCGGGGTACCGTCGCAAAAGTTCTGGTGTTTGCGCAACTTCATTGTTCCGATTTGGATGTTTAGCGCCAACGATTACAAGGTAATCTAAAAGTCTTGGACAAAGGTAGCTACCCTTCCAGTTAGACATAATGTTCTTATTGTCATAAACTGCTGAACAGCATCATACTTCAAATTTTGAgttacaaatttgtttattgcTTTATAGTTATTAAGATGTCTTCAATTTACACATCCTCTctgagaatttaaaaaaaaaagtgttatcaTAAATACTCCTCAACAGTTTCGTTTCAGTACTTTATCCTTCTCTATAATCATATAAAAACAAGTGCTAGTTTAGTTATATATAGCCATACACAATCATCCCACAAATAGATATTCACTCATTATTGACTACTACTACGTCTCTCTCTCTATGTTTAATACACCGACTCCGAAGGAGTTTCTCTTTAATTTTATGTCTGCTTTGTATCAAATCACGGACACACAGTATCTAACTACCATCTGGGCTAAACTAAACAAAAGATGGTTTGGTATATTACGATAAAGACAACACTATCTATAAGCTAGCTACCAGCAATTCTTTCATTTAAAACCCATCAGTGTCAGCAGGCAGCAGACAATCTCTCCGCCCCTTTTTCTACTCGCAGGCTACCACCACCAGCAGCACGTCAAAATAAAAAGATGTTTCACTCAGCCATACTCCAGTGTTTTAACATCCTATATTTTACTTACAATATAGCGCATTCGAtgtaaaaatatgcaaataaataCTACTTGATAAATAGGTTTGATATACACTGATCTGGTGAAGTAAACAAAGCAAAATTATAGTAAATTTCTAGCTTCGTTTTGCGGTCTGACATACGACTATTCAATGACCGACCGAccttgaaaatgaaaataaatgatcGATACGCGATCGATAATGAGGGCGCACTTGCAATATTGTCAGTGCTTTTTTTCGATGTTTATTTCGATCACTTTTTCAGTTGGTCGTAttgttttttcatattttatataatggaCGATTTCAAAATGAACGCTGCAAAAATGGTATTAATTAATTGTCTTATCGGTTCAAGATATTGCTTTGGTAAATTTGGTTTGTAAAGGCGCCAAACGTAGAttagataggctaggcctaggctagctagctagagaGTACAGGTAAAGAAGAAAGCGAGAGTACGCCTGAAAGAAGACCTCATACACACATACGTTCATCTAAATGATAGGCCTAGGTGTTGGCGTCCTTAGTAACCAAccatacatattattatttattggaaATTATTGTAGGCCTCATgagaaaaatacattttaatatttataataaaatattaattataataaataataattattattaatttattaatattatttattgataaataattaataataagtatttaataatgtatttgttatgcgcgatttgaacgatttgcgcaatttgaaattgcgcaaaaaaatccttgcgcaatttgaaattgcgcaaataattcttgcgcaatttaaaattgcgcaaggatttttttgcgcaatttcaaattgcgcaatcaacttgcgcaatttcaaattgcgcaagaaaatctttgcgcaattttaaattgcgctgcacaatttgtaaattgcgcaagatagttcttgcgcaatatgacacctttgcgcaatttgaaaacgaactgtaaattttcccatacatggctaggctaggcctactaggcagaggagtttaacatttagtattttattatataaataagaccatttcaatgaagataatgtttaatactcactttttaagtttttaatatgtaACCttgtcagtatcagtagtccagaccctagctaggctagagtagtatagccggccgcccgcgccgcgcccgcctggtggaacaccaccgcttcgttttccttcgtcggttcttcgacggtatgctaacttataacaatatttgcactactaaaataaggaaatgtgatatttatctttaattttgaatcattcttagaaattactataaaaatatgggtgtgcatgatttcacaatctgtcgaaaaaccttgcgcaatttgcagattacttgcgcaatttaatacgttgcttgcgcaatttgaaacacatgtttcaattcaaattgcgcaaggattttttttgcgcaatttcaaattgcgcaaatcgttcaaatcgcgcataacatattcACACATCTCCAGAGCTGAATCAGTTAAAGCCTAACCTTTAGAACTGAACAAtttataaatcatttataaaacTGATTTTCTTTCTAGCTGATTTACTGTATGAGGCTTTGTATCAAGAGATAATAAAAATTTCtgcaaatcaatttttttttattttaaccatcAGATAGCTGCACAACAGCGCAAGAACAGAGCCCAGTCACCAGAGACGGAAAGCAACTGGGATAGCTCAGAACCTGAAGATAATGTTCCTCAGATAAGCTCAGATGACGAAGAGAGTTTTAAGTACACcccaaaaaaacaaacacaaaggcaaaataataataaaagtaaatcaatttgaaattattttgttgaaCTATcgatgtaaaataataaatcgtTGAATCATCCTCACATTAATTGCATCTTGATCCCATCATTCTTcttattaataatgttatattttgccAGCATTATCATTTACttacttttattttcaatttatttatagtCAACTGAACTCGCAGGCATGCTAATATCCAGGGGGCctctttaaaatgataaaatatacaCATCTATTATACCTACCTAAATTATGGTTATTATATCACATTCAGTAATgtctttgtactttttatttacatttttaaggcTATAACAACAGTACAACTCAGAATTCTACCCCACCTGTTGCTGCTGCATATGTAAAGCAAGAACGACACTCAAATAGGAACTCACCTGCTCTCAGCACAAAAAGGTTGAAACAcgtttgtttttttgtcatttaaaaataataacctTATTTGGAACATCTTGGCTGGAACACATTCACTAGCACTAATCATGGCCATGGTTGTTTTGCTGAAGATCATATTTTATTATCCATACCATAGTTGGGCACATATAACACTGTTTTTGTGTCCAAAGCTGGCCTTACCAATTAGCAtttagttttatattttcagtGCCAGTAAAAGAAACCAAAAAGATGTGAATGTTTTTGTTGATAATGGTTTTGATTCTGATGAGAATGAACCAGTTTCTTCAACAATTAAAAGAAAGCCAAAAGAGGAAGTACCACCATATGATTTTAAAGGTGTAATAAAAGGTAGTGTTATTTCTGCTTCAATTGTGATATTtacaaatttagtttatttaaatctacagtattatataacacctaaataaatttctGTCATTTTATTTGACGATTgtcgtgcaatagtacgcactatgtaacgattgttaaatagtacttttttatCGTTTATGAAAAAAATCTCATTAACCTCATggcattatttgtaccattccactcgTAATCAATCAATACTAAattgttgtatttatatttttatagaaGGACGAGATCCAAGCAAACAAACAACTCAGCCAACAGGCAAGCATCGAAAAggacaattatatgatgtgtctaCTAAACAAGAGAGTAAGTATTCCTATCAATAATATGTGATGTGTCTACTAAACAAGGGAGTAAGTATTCCTATCAATAATATGTGATGTGTCTACTAAACAAGAGAGTAAGTATTCCTATCAATAATATGTTTGTATTATTTAGTTTCTAAACTtagtaattattcattttattatagtttccattttaacaggTAAAAGTCAGAATGGTTCAGCTTTCGACTCTGATGAAGAAAGGGAAATGTTGGCAGAAATTCGCACAGAGATGAAGAAAGTGAATAAAAACCACCTTGATGTTCCAAAAggtaaaacataaattattggAATttttttgaatacattttttctcTCCCTTCCGTTCTAACACCTTGGTACAACCTgtaagaaaattattattatttttttcttatgaAGTTAAATGTTGTCATACTTTAGGGAGAGATGTTAGACAAAGGGTTTCGGACAATCAACCAACCGTCTCAAAAAGTACACCAAAGGTATCCAAGGTCAAGGAAGACAAGAAAAGTGATCTTTTTACTGTAGGAGTGCCTGCATCCAATAGAGGACAAGAATCGTTGGAGAATACTGGACAGCTGGAGTTGCAAAGTGTGACGATGTCAGAGAAAGGTTATCCCACTCAGCCATCAGGCAACATTGGAACCAGGTAAAGGGTACTCTTTCAATTTGTTGGGCACCGGAAAACTACTCTTCTCTAGAAATATATTCCAATCTTAATTCCCCAATGTACTAAACTTAGATTTGTTTAGAAACTCATCTTTTTGTCCAGGCTTATACATAATAATTCCCTCCATTTTAAATTTGCAATTTGATTCTGTATTTTAATCTGAGGTGATTGCATACTATAAACATCCTAAGGCGCCTTGAGTACCTTAGGTGGCGAAGTGAACTCTAGaaatctgtattattattattattacaaattgtaTTAATTCTTTTTACAGATATGTTTATCATTATGAGCATGGTAGCCTTGAGTATTATGACACAAGGAATGGAAGAGAGGAGATCTACATGGCAAATATTGCTGACAAGTAAGTATTGtgattaaatatgtattgtacaTCAAACGATGCCACGACTAAGGCATTAACAGAGCCACATTTAGCTATCTATAagccataggtccagtgtacacatctagctcatgcactttaaataacctagtacatctttcgagacgagtagggggttaccccggtgtattagtacatcacagccactaaTTATAACTGGGTCCTCTGCACACTCACGTCATATTGCGaattttggacaaaaagtgttttgagagcgcttttgatttaaacattagcgcgagcctatctttaccgctgagaattgtattgagaaacccgaagacttcacgcgagcgagacgaactgactaagaacattattactatagattttcacttcatacacgcttattattgaacaatagttagtataaatatctgctagttaattagagacattcgatgttactaagaatactaaagaaattacttataatacaaatttaaaagatttataacgattctagtttaggtaacattcgcccattaacaatgaaaacaaacaaatcctgcgtaggaaatcgcggaactctaaaaactttgttttaatatcacgctaaaattgtttccgaatttttaaatacatatttgtaaatattatgttaaatttcaatatctttacttttaatcctcaaaaaatcaaaatgttgatattttttaaaagaattttatgatcatttgaaATCGGGTATATTTACTATCGATCGCGCTCCGCCGGTGCCCGAGTAGGTGTGTACGCGTCGCTTTTGCAGGCTCTATTCCCAGTAGCGAGTTTCGGTCGCGCTAACATAAGCAATGTTTTCTACATTTACATGCATTAggggtaaattatgtttaattgtttttaccgcataacaaaattcccaaatttatttcttttgttgCCTAACCGTTTCTGTCACCCTAAAATCAAATGCTTTAACTGCATAATTTTAAgcgacaataacatacaaataggcctactataatttgatcacttctgcgcaatactttaaagttgttgtatacaattattttaagaatataaataaaaacacacagaaactaataaaatggcaactaattggaaagtcaaactcatttatttcatcaattaaatatttgaaaaaaatcaaatcaagtaagatactgctgtgtaggccttaaatatgattactgtatttttttagttttaatttgtataatggcctaggcctaataatatagtactaacaacatgtttatttctaaaggcaagaataacaaacagctttatttatttaccttcaatattaaatctatgactgagaaacctcaattatgagaatcatttaaatttctgtcaccgtacatttcattataatgaaaacctttaatttaaaagacatttaattaataagagctggtcaaattttttttaatgtcaacatgctgtccataaatagccgctttcaagtgatgcaaatgttttctggagtcagatcctataaaaaatatagaaatataaaaagtatgttaatttaaatatgtatttgaaagatgggctagaggtggtataggcctactgcatgataaattaggctgaaaaacctagcatgtggtcctaggcctactacaaggcctagcttgatgttttaaatcccataaaacgtttgaatttaatacaagtacaaaatctaatttatatagagttgtaaagtgtggtacattcagtacattaattaaaataaatgagaatggggcctaatattaataaataaacatgtaaaaaaattgGCCTAAACGACTACGTGTGTATCTTATACGCATTGATTAACACGCAGTACGCGTTGGACCATCAAGGCTAGGCCCAGCTTCGCACAAACCACCGTTATACATGTGATTTGTTTACCTATTTCAatcgccatttaaaaaatacctgaaaatatcaacatgcccattttttgtcaaacgaatatttacattacatagtaactttttatttagtcactcgtttactcaaaaattgaggaatttttttatggtctcgtaaaaatgtacaatattattattgataaaaaccgtataaaatctaacaaaaagaagagcaaattcaatgattacctgacacgatcataactgctatcctgttccaaaaaccaagtcacatgcttcttcaacccttgctttaattattctcatgaattattcataaggaactataatttaaggctttcaattggttaaaagagtttaaccctattaaaattataaattcacatcatttccgggtgatgttgtcgcgcttcgatgaatctcagaaatcacaaatgaccgctagagggctcactactttttgtctAGTCTAAATGAATGTGTCTGGGAGacgag
Encoded proteins:
- the LOC140055086 gene encoding uncharacterized protein isoform X1 codes for the protein MDDFKMNAAKMIAAQQRKNRAQSPETESNWDSSEPEDNVPQISSDDEESFKYTPKKQTQRQNNNKSYNNSTTQNSTPPVAAAYVKQERHSNRNSPALSTKSASKRNQKDVNVFVDNGFDSDENEPVSSTIKRKPKEEVPPYDFKGVIKEGRDPSKQTTQPTGKHRKGQLYDVSTKQEISILTGKSQNGSAFDSDEEREMLAEIRTEMKKVNKNHLDVPKGRDVRQRVSDNQPTVSKSTPKVSKVKEDKKSDLFTVGVPASNRGQESLENTGQLELQSVTMSEKGYPTQPSGNIGTRYVYHYEHGSLEYYDTRNGREEIYMANIADKSEKLVRRGIQEVFAAFRILVDFIIILVLETIRFLAYNILQTLIVGVFTVLGDYLLKPILTGLFNSILQPISTFVYNVAVATRTVMVPVGDTLKIIFTPLIMLVKAFRLFEVNLRSNKPENIHQIEDV
- the LOC140055086 gene encoding uncharacterized protein isoform X2 produces the protein MDDFKMNAAKMIAAQQRKNRAQSPETESNWDSSEPEDNVPQISSDDEESFKYTPKKQTQRQNNNKSYNNSTTQNSTPPVAAAYVKQERHSNRNSPALSTKSASKRNQKDVNVFVDNGFDSDENEPVSSTIKRKPKEEVPPYDFKGVIKEGRDPSKQTTQPTGKHRKGQLYDVSTKQESKSQNGSAFDSDEEREMLAEIRTEMKKVNKNHLDVPKGRDVRQRVSDNQPTVSKSTPKVSKVKEDKKSDLFTVGVPASNRGQESLENTGQLELQSVTMSEKGYPTQPSGNIGTRYVYHYEHGSLEYYDTRNGREEIYMANIADKSEKLVRRGIQEVFAAFRILVDFIIILVLETIRFLAYNILQTLIVGVFTVLGDYLLKPILTGLFNSILQPISTFVYNVAVATRTVMVPVGDTLKIIFTPLIMLVKAFRLFEVNLRSNKPENIHQIEDV